GAATCTCGGCAGTTTTGCGGCATCGATGGCAGTAGCCATGTTGACACCAACAGTATGGAGAGCGAAAGCGTTGTGAGACAGAGATCCATCATGACCCCATGCGTAGAGAATCATGCTGCCATAGCTATGCATGGTCAAGTATAAAGCCATGCGATGAAGGTACTCGTGGAGGAGGTCCCTTACAACTCTGGTTTCGACCTCGGAGAAGGCTCGGCTCCCGCCGTATGTGTCTGCGCAAGGTGAGTTGCTGGTGCCAACGGTGCCCCAGAAGAAGTCATAGTTCCGGTTGCCGTCTACTCCAGGACACGAGCCACTTAACGAGTGGTTATCAGTTGATCGAGTTTTCCGCCAGAAACGGTCCTGGAAATAACAAACTCACTTTGAACTGTCTccctttttttaaagtaaatttaatttacACAATATAATTTTGAGCAAAATCCATTCTTACCGATGAGAAGGTGAAGGCATATCCATCAGGATTAACCACAGGCAGGATGATCCAATCGAAATTCTCCAGAAGATCAGGCTCAGTCACATCTTCGGTTAACTTATGAATCATCCAGGTAACAGAAGGTGGTGAAATCCACTCTCTAGCGTGGATGCCGCCATCAATGAAGATCACGGGTTTTCTTTCATCTTGGAAGTTGGTGGTGGAAATCTTTAAGTAGTAGATGGGACGGCCTTCGAACGAATTCGCGGGGTTGACCAAAGTGACTGTGTTAGGAAAACGAGCAGCAACATCGATTAAATAAGCGTAGATCTGAAATGAGAAcataaaatcaaatatgtattaataaCTCACGTGATTGTTTACTTTAAAGACTTGGATTCATAGACTCAAGAGGAATTCAAGGAGAATTTCTCTCACTGAACAGGTGAAGTTTTACCTACATAAGAGTGATTCCAATCGACAATCATTTGCTGCATTGGTCATATTATTGAGAGGCAAATGGTTAAATAGTTCggtattatttttaacttaCCGTATCCAGAGTCTGATAGTTGTCATAAGGAACATTTCTTCCGCTGTTTCTCGTGAAGTCTCGAGCCTTCTTAGCTGCAATCAGTGTATCATCGTAGTCCAAGGCACTgtaaatattgaaattaaaaatatgtattttgaaTCAAGAAAACACGTCTGCAAACGATGATATACTGTCCAGGCATTTATCGGCGATATTTTGGTAAAACCATAGAAGTAAGATGACAAAGATGAACTGTCAAATTGGTATCAAAAGTGAGACCAAAACTGGaccaatagggaacttgactgtagttaaaataaaatattttacaccatgcacgaaaaaaaacatacagcgaggaaatgtcaccagtatccttggtacaatgcctcaagggcctattttagacattagctagcttttaagtttagtcttagtttcttatattaattatgtaaatatgatgaAATAAATAACACAAGCGACTTTTAAgacttatattaaataagaaatcaaattaaattatacagtAGTAATGACACGGCAAATTAGCTAGGCAGAGAGAGAGTTTTCGACAAGCACGAAAGTTATGCCGACAACATTGCAGTGATAGTTTATGCAGGGGTTTGCGTTCACACTTCAACATCCTCCACTGGACGCAAACCCATTGCTTTGGTAAAAGCCTTATGCTTTGGTTGATGCAGCGCCTTGGTCAATACGTCAGCCACCATATCTTCAGACTTCATGTATTTGACCACAATTTGTTTGGTAGCTATCTTGTCCCTCACGAAGTGATACCGGACATCTATGTGTTTGCTTCTAGCACGGAATGTCTCAGTACCTGAAATGCTAATTGCACTTTGGTTATCACAAAATATGGTTATAGGTGATTGTGCGAGCTCTGGCCAGAAGTCATCTTGTAACTGCTTTAACCAGAGTCCTTCTTGTACAGCTGCAGACAACGACATGTATTCCGCTTCTGTCGTTGATAATGCAATAGTTGGTTGACGTTTCGAACACCAACTTATGGCAGCACCctgaaaaataaatgtttacccTGTACACGATCTTCGGTCTTCAGTGTTACCGGCCCAATCGGCGTCGCAGTAACCAGTgatattttcattattacaaTTAAAGGTCAATTTGTAATTAATTGTAGCCTTCAAGTATCTTAGGACCCTCTTCAGCGTCGTCCAGTGTTGAGCCGTAGGCTGACTATTGAATCTACTCAATGAATTGACAATGTATGCTATGTCGGGTCTTGTCCCTTGAGacaaatacaataaacatcCGACTGCCTCATGATAAGGTATATCAGCCAGTACCTGCTCATTACTTTCAGCTTTCATTAATTGTATGTTTGCTTCGCTTGGGGTCCATATTGGTTTGCTATCTAACATGCCAAACCGACTTAAAATCTTATCTATGTAAATTGATTGGTCAAgtgatatttctttatttttgttttcagtAATCTTGAAACCAATACATTGGGTCACTCTACCCATATCCTTCATATGAAACTTTTCTTGCAACTTTTCTTTGATCATAGTAGCAGTGTTGTCATTATTGAACAAGCATAGCAAGTCGTCcacatatacagttacaaaCAATATATCTTCTTTATTTGATATTCTATAGTATATACATGGGTCCACCTTTGATCTAACTAACCCAATTTCCAATAAAACACTGTTTAATTTCTTGTTCCATTGTCTACTTGCTTGCTTTAGCCCATAAATGGCTTTGTTTAAACAGCACACTTTGTTTCCTTGTTCAAAATATGGCGGCGGAGACACGTATATTTCTTCCTCAACATCGCCCTGAAGGAACGCTGTGACAGCGTCCATTTGATGTATCTTTAGCTGATATTTTGCAGCTAACCCAATGAGATATCTAACGGAGGAATATCTTACAACAGGTGCATATATCTCATGGTAGTCAATTCCTTTTGTCTGTTTATAACCTTTAATAACAAGCCTGGCTTTATAACGGGTTATATCTCCATTTTCgttcatttttgttttatatacCCATTTGCATGGTATAATCTTTTTACCAGCCGGTTTATCTACAAGTGAccaagtattattatttattaatgattgATATTCTTCATGCATCGCTTTAATCCACTCTGTCGCCTTATCATCTTTAAGAGCCTCCTCAAGGCTTTGAGGGTCGCTATTGAGCAAACTTGGTGTAGATTCAACGTTCATGCACATATAAGAGGTTGGTTTTATATCAACATCCTGCTTGTCACGGCGTGGTCTAAGTTTCTCTTTATACGAAGGAAGAGTATGAA
The nucleotide sequence above comes from Leguminivora glycinivorella isolate SPB_JAAS2020 chromosome 18, LegGlyc_1.1, whole genome shotgun sequence. Encoded proteins:
- the LOC125235846 gene encoding carboxypeptidase B-like codes for the protein MRFLVVVLLFALAYAKHEKYEGWKSYYVGPASAEQLKNLGPILDQYSVDVLSHPIVQREGVVLVAPKHQAGFTKALEDLAIDYKVHAENVKAALDYDDTLIAAKKARDFTRNSGRNVPYDNYQTLDTIYAYLIDVAARFPNTVTLVNPANSFEGRPIYYLKISTTNFQDERKPVIFIDGGIHAREWISPPSVTWMIHKLTEDVTEPDLLENFDWIILPVVNPDGYAFTFSSDRFWRKTRSTDNHSLSGSCPGVDGNRNYDFFWGTVGTSNSPCADTYGGSRAFSEVETRVVRDLLHEYLHRMALYLTMHSYGSMILYAWGHDGSLSHNAFALHTVGVNMATAIDAAKLPRFPNYTVGNAVLVLFYGASGASEDYAHLIGVPLSYTYELPGLQGGFQGFHLDPIYIEQVCRETWEGIIVGARRAGELFRR